The nucleotide window GGCTGATCTTGAACAGTGGCGGGGCTGCTGTTACAGGGATCTTTTCTTCCACTCTATTTTACCTTACCTAGATAAAGCAAGGGATAGAAATGACGTCCCTCACCGTTCGATCAATCAACCAAAGGAACTATCTCTTTCTGTCTCACGCCATGATATAGCGGAGGCCAACGCACAATTCCTAATATCTCCCTTTTATTCCCTGTTAAATTGTATAGAATTTGGAAGCACTTGGACTCCACTGGTATTGTATGCTGAGGTACCTTAACCGCTAGCAAGATGCTGTACTTTCTGCATAGGCGTAAGTTTCAAGCTTCATTTCTCGTGCAACGGCTCTATTTCACTAACTAATTTAACTTGTATAGCTTTCGTGGCCTTGGCAGACACTGTTGGTGCTGCTCCAGACGATCGTGAGTTATCCTCAAAGCTTCCCCAAGCTCAGGTTGATCTCTAACACGACCTCAGTCAAACTCGTCACCTCGTTCTTAATATCATTCCCCCTCGCCGCTCTCCTTAAACGAATTCCCGACTCCAGACCAGATCTCAAGAATCTTTTTGCCATTAGGTACGACATGCCAACAGCCTCTCAGCCCATGTTCAGTCTCACTAACATGTTCAACCAAGCGTATCAATCTTCTACCTTGTCGGTCTATTTGACCTGTGGGATGGTGTCCGAACTCTCTTCATCAGCGCAGGAGGGACATACTGCATCGCCAAATTCCTTCGAACGAGCCCCTATATGCCATGGATTGGCTTCGCTTTCGTCATGGGCCACATGTCCCTAAGCCATATCGCCCGTCAAGCTGCTGACGACCCAACAAAGGCTGACGTCACAGGCGCTCAGATGGTGCTTCTCATGAAGCTGAGTGCCTTTTGCTGGAACGTTGCTGACGGCCAACTTCCTGAGGAGTATCTGTCTGATTTCCAAAAGAGAAACATGCTTAAGGAGCTGCCTCCTATTTTGGACTATGCTGGCTGGGTGCTTTTCTTCCCTGCGCTCTTCGCTGGTCCGTCCTTCGACTTCACCGACTATCGTAAATGGCTTGACACGACTATGTTTGACGCACCCAACGTCGATCCAGCAAAGAAACCTCCCGTGAGGAAGAAGCGAAAGATTCCTCGAAGTGGTGGCCCTGCAGCTTGGAAGGCAGCGAGTGGTCTCTTCCTTATTGCAATGTTCATGGGTCTAGGTGGTTCATACTACCCCGGCCTGCTCACCTCCGATATCTACATGAAGTACGGTTTCCTTCGCCGTGTCTGGATCATGCACATGGTTAGCTTCACTGCACGACTCAAATACTACGGTGTTTGGTACCTTACAGAGGGTTCCTGCATCCTCGCGGGTATGGGCTATAACGGTGTTGACCCTGTTACGGGCAAGGTCTTCTGGAACCGATTGCAGAACATTGATCCTTGGGCTGTTGAGACTGCGCAGAACCCCCGAGGTTATCTTGGAGGATGGAACATCAACACGAGCAACTGGTTGAGGAACTACGTCTATCTGCGTGTCACGCCTCGAGGCAAGAAGCCTGGTTTTCGCGCTAGTCTCATGACCTTTGGCACAAGCGCTCTCTGGCATGGCTTTTATCCCGGATACTACCTTAGCTTTGTCCTTGCAAGCTTCATTCAGACAGCTGCAAAGCGTAAGTTTATCTGGGAGCCCTGAGACATATGAATGATACTGACAATTTCTAGATTACCGCCGTCATGTTCGTCCTTTCTTCCTAGAACCTATCACTGGCAATCCCTCGCCCAAGAAGAAGTACTACGACTTCGTATCTTACCTTGCTACTCAACTCACCTTCACCTTTGCCACAGCACCTTTCCTTGTCCTCACATTACAGGGCTCACTACTAGCCTGGTCTCGTGTCTACTTCTACGCTGTCATCTGGACCTTTTTGTCacttgtcttcttctcttctcctgGAAAGGCCGCCCTTAAGaagcagctcgagaagcGTCAGGGCCGAGCTAGCGCTAGGTTGGTGCGCTCCATCTCAACGGATAGTCTAACGGGCAAGGAGCCCATTTTGGGTATCTCCAAGGATATCGAGGGCGATTTCAACGAGGCCGTGGAAGAAATCAAGgccgagatggagatgagacAGCGAAAGGTCAAGGCGGAGATTGAGGCGCATAAGGCAAAGGCCAAGACAGGCTAGTTAAGACATCATGTGCTGCGGGTCTGTCATTAGCTATAGTGGCGGACTTACCACGGAGACTTTTAGTCTCAAACGTGAAAAGACGCGTTCGGTGTtatgatggtgttgtttcAGGTGATCGGAGACAAAGACTTAGGACCTAGTTCTCCGTTGAGCAAGGAGTAATGGTGACTTCATTGGCAGAAGTATACAATATCTTTAGCAGATTATACATCAGCTCATTAATCTATCTATATCTGGGATAATCTGTAGTGGTTTGCAGGTCCAGTTTATGTCCCTAAAGCTGATTAATTACATGGTATCGTGAAATGAGTGTCTATGCTGACGGCGTTTTTTTCCCGTCTCAGCATTGCTGCCAAATCCAAACATAGTTGTACAAGTGTATATATCATCCACAATTCCTGATTATACAAAGGCCCATTACGGGCTTTCAGGACAAACTTAGCCAAACGTTCGAGAGAACAGTAGAGCATATAGTTGCATGAGAAGCCCCAGAGGAAGAAAGTCGTACGTCGTCGAAATATTGAGACAGAAAAGGTCAAGGCAAAACATCGTGTCTCGTTGAAAAAGGTACGCtcagaaagaagaaatcGTTGGTCGTTGAAGGTCTTTTTGACAAGGTGCATAAAGATCGTGAGTTTTGCAAAGTTCAAAATGGTTCGAGCAAAAATGGAAAGAATTCGTAATGCGTCGTGAATTGTTGAGATGCCGTGAAGTTCCATGATAGGTTTCGAGATCAGGACGGTCCTTCTGATCCAGGGCATCGTCATCTTTTTTTGGTAAATGGTATTAATGTCCCCAGCGTTGTTTAACGCCAACCACGATGAGCGCGATGATGGCGCCGAGGATGAGTAAACCGATGAGGGACATTCCTCGGTTGACCTTCCTCCACCAGATTGCGCTTGTGAAAACGGCATCCTCTTCGCCGCTTGCCCGAGCTGAAGTTTCGTTGCGTTTGCCCAGCTCAGATGTACTGTTGTTCCGTTCAATGTCTTCTGTCTCGTTATTCTGTTGAATAGGAATGAGTGCAGCAAACATCCAGGCTGTAACTCAGTTAGAACTGCGTCTCGGTGCTCAATTTCCGGGACTTACCTAATGGGAAAACAAATCCCACTACAAACATAGTGACCTGGGCGTTGCGTCGGCCAGTCAATTCGCTGCGCGCTTCCCATTGCGAGGCGGGAGGTTGCCAAATGCTTTGTGAAACAGGGCGTCGGTCTCGAGCCAGGTGAGGCGACCAGATGCTAGAAGtctgcttcttgatgttgcGCACGACAGCAAGGGCGGGGTGAGCTGGCGCTGCGCTGATGTCCATGGAGCCTGTATTTGAATGTTGGTGAGGTAAGGCTTCACGAGGCCGGCGTCGAGGGTTGCGAATGTTGGTGGCATTAGCATCCTGACTCGGCGACCGGCTGAGTTGACCGTCGGGAGGCTGACTTTGACTGTATTCAGAATGCATGGACTCCATGGAGGGTTGGGCAGCCAGCCACTTGCGCTCGCCACTGCCATAGTAGACCCTGTAATCAATCGATTAAAAAACAACCTCAAGCTGACTGATTGATTTACTCACCTAGCCCAGGCAGGGACAGCAGCATTAAAGCTGGCAGTCGATCGCAGACTACGATCAGAAGAATAGCTTGACAAAAACCTCCCCATTCGCGACCGGGACGAGGGATGATGGTAGACTTCCAAATCAGCCAGaccatcgccatcctcatcgtGATCACGAACTAGGCGAATAGTACCAGTTGCTGGGTCGCGGGGCATGCTTCGCGTGTACGTCGCTGCGGGAGATTCCAATGAATTGCTTCTTGAGTGGGACGGGGTTTCGACGTGCTCCTCAAGACCGAAAAGTGAGGACGCCATACTTAGTACATGCTTGCTGTGACTGCTTCCAACCCCACTACCACGTCGACCTGGTACGGAAGAGAGTGAGAGAGCTCGAGATGCAGGCTCACTGCCTCCTTCGCTTTCTGACATCACTGTTGACAACTGACCACTCCATTGGTGAGGGCGCGCTTGAGGTCGGTTCTGAAGGTCTGGCCAAGATGGACCAGCGTGTTGCAAAATTGTCGGGGGTCCAACAAAAAGGGCCCGGGTAGCCTCTTGGGTGAAGATGGTCGATAACGAAGTGATCGATGCAGATCGGGATCGTAGAGTTTCGCGAGACCGGGATTTGGCGAGAGCAAAGCTGTCTGAGGATCTCCTTTTCCTTGGCTGCAATGGAGGAACAATCAAGCTTTCTTGTGAAAATTCGGGTCTCACGCGATTCCTGACGGCGACaacagaggaagaagctgagtgACCACCATATGTTACGACGTTGACGTTGCTGTCCTCGGTTTGTGGACGAGTGCTGATATGCAAAGAAGCCTCAGCTGAGGAAGGGTCCCCGAGTAGCTCAATATTGGAATGGATCGATGAAGGTGGCAGACTATTTAGGTCTGCTACATTCATGGGAGAGCTGAATCCATATGTTTTGACGTTGGTTCTCTCAGAGAATGTTGATCTGGTTTGTTCGGATAGTGAAGATTGAAAGGATGTCTTTTGAGTGAGCcactgagaagaaggaccaGCCTCATGAACAGGCAGATCAACCTCTGGCAGCGTGGGCAGAGGCAACTCGGGTGGAGCGTCTCGACTCTGCGGCTGTTTTTGCTTCACGTCAGGTGTTTTAGGTACTTTACGAAGACCCCCAAACAAACGATAGTTCCATGgcgatgagtttgagttgTCCGGGGTGGACGGATCTCGAGGCCGAGGCGAAATAACTGGAGAACTAGCGTTTCGTTCTGTGAGAGGAGTCATAGGCGAGGCTGGACGGCTCTGACGATCATCACTGTATGTACCCATTGATCCTCGACCATAAGATGTGTTACCGGTGGTGAAAGATGGGGGGAGAGACCAGAGAGATTCGACCCTTGACGACATAGAAGCATCTTGAGGAAGTATGGAGAAGGTCTTATCGGCGTGAACATTAATGACCCTTTTGCGAGAAGGAGGTCTTGGTGAAGTTGAGGGTTCCCGGGAAGGTGGGCGTGAAGCATAAGAAGTATGATCATCAGCATCGGTATCATAATGGGGCAACCAGGGTGCAGGGTTCTGGTCGAATTCGGAGGATGGATATCGAGTAGGGCGCTTTAATGGCGATGGAGAAAGCACTATACTTCGAGTCCGGGCCCTCTGCAgggatggtgatggtgtttCAAACTGAGAATCGGAGGAATGTGTCGGAGAGCCATCTGTCTGAGCAAGTTCTGAATCGGTCTCGGTACTCGCATCAGCGTAAGTGACTGTCTTTGATGTGACGGTACCATCTGAGGCAACCCGTGGAGGGCTGTAAGGGACGACCCGGATTCCGAGACGGTTATTCTGAGAGTTGTTCTGAGAGTTACTACGCTCATGTAATGCCTTACGCGGCAGAGAGCTCGACGGTGAGACCGACATGCTCTATGCACGAGGCGATAGTAGCTGTGAGTTCCAGGACATCAGGAGACCAAAAACAACTTCCAAAAAACGATTGCCCTCGAAATTGGCAATGCAATTCAGTTCAAGATCGAGATCTCGAATAATATCAGGCTGTCAAAGTCGAACTCGGTCGGGGCCGGAGGTGGGTCAATGAACTCGGAGGTCGTCACAAGGGCCACGGCCGGGGGACTCGGACAATGGCAAAGATATTAAAAACCACCAAAACAAAAGCGACGATATTATTGAAGCGTCCAATGTTCCAAGGAATAGGATCAAGCAGAGACCAAGCAATCCAATGCGAAACGAGCCGGGGTAGATCGAGTTGTCGCGAGGTGGATCGTTGGTGTTTCGGCCGTGAGAGGAAAAAAGACTCGTTCGATATAGCAATTGAAGAATTAATTACCAAAATTGGAAGGaaccaaaaagaagaagagcaagacaagaacaACAATTAACGACTAATGAGTCCAGATAAAGAGTGTGTTGAATATCAAAGGCTTGAATGAGTGACTGGCCAGTGGCCGATTATAGCGAGGGTATGTAGTTTGGTTGGAAAAGCACGAAACGAGAGGCGGAAagagaaagacaagatcaTGGGGAAGGGACGGCGGGTAAGTTAGCTAAAAGGGAAGCAACGGTCCCTCCACATGCGACCAACGGCGGCAGGAGTAGCGGCCTACGTGCCTGCTTCCTGCTAAACTTGACCTGGAGGCTGAACCTTGGAAGGTGGACAAGCTGTACTGTGGGTATTCCAGCTTCTGTTTTTGCAGGTCTTACAGTAGCAGCAGTACTACCTTGTCCAAGGCACAGTCTAACTCTTGCGGTAATAATGACTAAAGAATCCAGGACCAGACGAACGACGAGGGTATGGAACGACCCGAGCACACAGACCTCACAACCTCTCACCCTTACAGAGACTCTTGACACAAGCAATTCGCATTGGATCATTGACGTGTACTGGGCAAAAACATATCAACCAGTGATTGCAAGCGCCATTCTGCAACTAGCGGCCTTGGGATATTACCTTCGCTGCAGCAGGGTTGCCCCTGCAGACGAGGCGCGGCGACGATGGGACCGTTGAAGGACAGGGGTTTTTGGTCGAGCTAGGAGACCTGAGGGAGATAGGGGCGCTCTGACGCTGAGGACCGAAAAAAAGAGAACAGGGCATGGAAAGACACCGCAACTTTGACGAAACAGGGTTGAGAGTGAGCACAAAGATTTTCACAACTTGAGCATAATTCAGgcaagagagaagagaacGAATCATCTCAGTGGGAAGAAAAGGAATAATCTCGAGACTTGTCTTCTAGACTTATTCTGAGCTCTGATTTGTCCCCCTCAACACACCTTCAAACTTTTAGGAACTGCACTTGGGGTTGTGCCGTTGTGGATCGGATCTGTGAACTGGAACTGGTTGGACTGCACTATCGAGGCTATTGCGGGGAGCCTTTTCGTGTGTGTCGTCCAATTGGCAATAGCTCCGGCTATGTTGGATCGTAAGATACCAATGGCATCTGTCTTGCTCCAAGACAAGACTTGGATACCTTGAGCAAGCCCTTGGGCAACAAGAAAACTTTGTACCTCGAAACAGGATGCCAAAATTAGCCCATCAAGGACTCTCCTAAACTTATGATAAATCTACCCCAGTCTTTCTGTCGCTTAGGATCAGGGTCTTCAGCTTTTCTCCTCCACTTCAGAAGAGACATGGTCTGAAGAAATTACTGGACCACCTCTGCCAGGTGGCAGGTCACCAGTGGTGTTGATCCTGGATATGGTGAAGCACGTACAGAGTCTGTATGAGACGACTGCAGAATCAATGGACAGGTTCAGCTATCACCAGCCATTCAATCGGATGGAATTCTGGAAGAATTAAGCGTTCAACCTGCGAAATGCAGTTACTCGAGTACAGCTGTCCTTGAAGGTCACTTTTTCGGCCGCCTATGATGTTTTCTTCCAGGCGCTTGTTTTACCTAAAGTGTTCCGGTTACTCTGAGCTGGCAAGATACATCTCTTGACTAACAGGCTCAGTGCATATTGGTGTACCTTCATCTGGATCAGAGTTCTGTCTTTGCACCAGTTCCAGTTTACCTGCAGAGAAACAGCGCTTCTCGAAACCAAGACCTGCAGAAAGGTCAAAACATCCAAATTCCCTCCACTTGGTCGCTTCGAGGTCTGCAGAACTCTTTGGCTCTGCGTTTGGGGTAGCGAAAGCCATTCCTCAAAGACAGTCGGCGATGTAACCAGACATCTTTTAAGCTTCAAGCCGTTGGCGCGCGCAATCTTACATGTGCCTTTTCAACGTGTCAAGCTCGCGTTGTCTGCTCATTGAATCGCGTGGATGTATGTTATCTTTAGCATTCGGCTTACATGGGCTATTTGAGCCGCTTCGATCTGTTCCGGGACAAGGGGTTGAAGCTACTGGCTCCTGAAGTTTCGGAGGGTGACATGAGGCTGCCTTTCCGAACAATTGCAGTCAACTTTCAAGATACTCATCATTTTCACCTTCTCTTATCGTCCAAGGAGAACAAAAGTTGAGACTGCCAACGTTACCATGGTCTCATCATGACCCCTTCTGCGATAGCGAAAAAGGGTTCATCTCCTTTTCCATGTGCCTCTGCAATGTCACCGACTCACTCATAGTCGGTACGGGTAGATGTTAGCTCTGATCATCGCGTCTTCCAGACGATCATCCGGTTCTTAGGGATCCAACCAGAGCCATCACCGCCTCTCCTCTGTTCTTAGCACCGAAGTCCCGCTGGACCTAACTAATGCAGGTACCGTTGCTAATTAGGGGTCCTCTTGATTCATGGCCTTGCCATGCAAGCAAAAGGGATATCCTGGAGTGTCTAGATCGTGGCTGAGCATGGGAAAAAGTCAAGTTTAACTAGCCGAGATATTCAAGACTTTGATGCATTCTAGTCATGCACGAGTGTCGATGAATATTTTGCATCTTCACAATAACAAATAACAGTTTAGTTTGGTCGTTTAGCCGGTTTTGACCCTGCATTCGTGTCTTGTTCTCAGGTTATGAGATGTTTTATACTATCTCCACATCATTTCGCTTCATTCAATAACTCTTGTGCCGTGCAGCTCACCGCATGCAATAGTGCATACAACCCATGAAGCGATATGCAGAGTAAAATGAAAACGAGCAAGACCTTGTGGAGGAGAAGTGTCCAGCATAACTTTTCTGTTTTAGTTTTTTTAAGGCCCAACGAGTGAGAGAAATAGTTATTCTTGGATTTCTGAGTCAGCGAAACTGAAGACGCAACCAACAAGGACAATGGGTTTGGACAATAGGAGTTACCCAGTTTGTGGCTGGTGAGGGCTTCATTTTTTTCGGCTTTTATTTCCTTAAGCAGCAGTCTTACTTGGTTATCTCCTTGGATGACTTCTTTTTTCTCTGACAAGAGCCACCGTTTTGCTGACTTGACTTTTGTTTGCCCCATGAAACATTCCCGCAAGTGTCTTTTTAGCCCAGCCTCTTTGAGCCTCGTTGActtcttcacttcttcacCTTGCGACTGAGAGAGTTCATattctcatccttcttcaaaCTCGAATCTTCAGTTTTGACAACATTGCAATGTCTGTCTTGAGCTCTGCGGAGTTCGCACCGCCTCAAGCCGTAGCCTTACTGGTGAGCCTCGCATCACAATCTCCATAAAACTCATACTCAGCCTCGTCTCATGAGTTCATTGAAATGTGCTAACATTCACCCACAGGTCGTCTATTGTCTCGTCTACGTAATCCCTCTCTACTTCTCAGCTGCGACACGGCCTTCACCCACTCGCTCTAGAGATGCTCCTGAGGCTATCCGCGCACGCATCTTTGTCGTCTCACTCTCAACGGCAGTATGCTCCCTCGTGACGCTGTATCTGCTCTCGTCTCACGGCGCAATTGCCGTTGAGAAGCCCTTGCATTTCATGGGCTACTGGCCGCTTGGACTCATCGATGCTGCGCGTGCGCTGTGGCTCACGGCCCTGCTGTTTGCGGGCCCCTTGTATGAGTCTCTCGTCATCGATGGCGCGGCTCAtcaatggcttcgtcttcagcCGCTGAGGGATCTGTGGACTGACTGGCCAACCTGGAGAAACATGGTAGCTGTACGTTTATCCTGAAACTGTTTGATCTCGCTGTAGATTCCTTCATATTCCCCCTGTCAATCTCTTATCCCCACAGTTATCTCGTCTTGAGcctcctcgtcatctcaCCGCTCCGCAATCCATGTTTACTAATTATTCTGAAGGGTCCTATTACCGAAGAGTGCTTGTTCCGTTCTGCTGGCGTTCCACTGCTTCTCCGTTCTGGAGCCAGCCTTACTGGCACCATCTTCATGTCGCCCCTCATCTTCGGTCTAGCTCACCTTCATCATTTTTATGAGTTCCGTATCACGCACCCACGGACTCCTCTCCCCATAGCCATTGCACGGTCATTACTTCAGCTATCGTACACCTCCCTATTCGGAGCATATGCCACTTTCTTATTCCTAAGAACTGGCAGCTTGCTGGCCGTTGTGCTCGTGCACACCTTTTGCAACTGCATGGGTCTCCCACGTCTTTGGGGCCAGCTTGATCCTTACTGGCTGCCAGAGGGTGATCCGTCCGTAGCCTCGTCTAGAAAGATGTGGACTGGTGTTTATTACGTGCTTTTGGTGGGCGGCTTAGTTGCTTGGTGGCAGAATTTGTACTCGTTGACCGAGACACCGATGGCGCTGGCCAAGTTCTAAAATTGTCTACTTCATGCATTTCACAATCGAATTGTTGAATATCGTATGCACAAATGAGATGGCCCTCTCACAGACCACGCTACGGCCCCATCTGAAATGTTAAGCTAAATGACCTACATGAGCATGGGGACTAGCAGTAGCCTCATTGTCTGTGCATGAAAACAGTATTCAGGTGACGGAATAGTCAACACAATTCGATCATCATCTAGTCTACTAAAGTCCGGGAGAACCGAAATGTTGTTTCAGGATGGAATGAGTAGAGCTTTTATTTCGTTTACAAAGCCTGACTAGGTATCTAATTATGAGGCCGCGACCTGGAAATCAGGCAATGATCCTGGCATCGAGAAGTCATCGCTGTCATTGCTTCTCGTCCCTCGTCGATGCCGAACCGTTCCTCCGGCTCCTCGATCTCTAATCTCTGcgtctcctcctcgtccacGTATCTCTTCTCGGTGATCCCGGCCAGCATCGTTACCCCTTGATCGACCGATAGATTCGCTTCTCTCAGTTGACGCATCCTCGGGACCTCTTGTGTTCTTCTTTCTCGGCCAAAGACTCGGAAGGGCAATTTCCTGGAATCGAGGCTCAACAGCTCGCTCATCAAACCAACGGTGAAGGCGTGCCTCGACAAGTTGAGCAATCTTGGGTACGTTGTGTAGTTTGGAACGACTGCCGAGAAGGCTTCGAATTTCAAAATCCAGTCTGTAGTCGTccaagaagttgaagatcaTCCGTGTGGGTGTCGATTGAGAGGGGTTGCTGGGAATGAAGGAGATGGAAAGAGTGCCACTAAACCTGATCACCGAAACAGCCAGTTCCACGGGTAGAACCGCAGATAG belongs to Fusarium oxysporum Fo47 chromosome V, complete sequence and includes:
- a CDS encoding lysophospholipid acyltransferase, which produces MLYFLHRPFVALADTVGAAPDDLKLVTSFLISFPLAALLKRIPDSRPDLKNLFAISVSIFYLVGLFDLWDGVRTLFISAGGTYCIAKFLRTSPYMPWIGFAFVMGHMSLSHIARQAADDPTKADVTGAQMVLLMKLSAFCWNVADGQLPEEYLSDFQKRNMLKELPPILDYAGWVLFFPALFAGPSFDFTDYRKWLDTTMFDAPNVDPAKKPPVRKKRKIPRSGGPAAWKAASGLFLIAMFMGLGGSYYPGLLTSDIYMKYGFLRRVWIMHMVSFTARLKYYGVWYLTEGSCILAGMGYNGVDPVTGKVFWNRLQNIDPWAVETAQNPRGYLGGWNINTSNWLRNYVYLRVTPRGKKPGFRASLMTFGTSALWHGFYPGYYLSFVLASFIQTAAKHYRRHVRPFFLEPITGNPSPKKKYYDFVSYLATQLTFTFATAPFLVLTLQGSLLAWSRVYFYAVIWTFLSLVFFSSPGKAALKKQLEKRQGRASARLVRSISTDSLTGKEPILGISKDIEGDFNEAVEEIKAEMEMRQRKVKAEIEAHKAKAKTG
- a CDS encoding CAAX prenyl protease, with amino-acid sequence MSVLSSAEFAPPQAVALLVVYCLVYVIPLYFSAATRPSPTRSRDAPEAIRARIFVVSLSTAVCSLVTLYLLSSHGAIAVEKPLHFMGYWPLGLIDAARALWLTALLFAGPLYESLVIDGAAHQWLRLQPLRDLWTDWPTWRNMVAGPITEECLFRSAGVPLLLRSGASLTGTIFMSPLIFGLAHLHHFYEFRITHPRTPLPIAIARSLLQLSYTSLFGAYATFLFLRTGSLLAVVLVHTFCNCMGLPRLWGQLDPYWLPEGDPSVASSRKMWTGVYYVLLVGGLVAWWQNLYSLTETPMALAKF